From one Bacteroides intestinalis DSM 17393 genomic stretch:
- a CDS encoding 3'-5' exonuclease, with protein MKLNLKNPIVFFDLETTGTSINVDRIVEICYLKVHPNGNEEAKTLRINPEMHIPEGASAVHGIYDADVVDCPTFKEVARTIANDIEGCDLAGFNSNRFDIPVLAEEFLRAGVDIDLSRRKFVDVQVIFHKLEQRTLSAAYKFYCGKNLEDAHTAAADTQATYEVLMAQLDRYPELQNDIAFLAEYSSFNKNVDFAGRMVYDDNGVEVFNFGKYKGMSVTDVLKRDPGYYSWILNSDFTLNTKAMLTKIRLRELTNK; from the coding sequence ATGAAATTAAACCTCAAAAACCCGATTGTTTTTTTTGATTTAGAGACGACCGGAACGAGTATCAATGTAGACCGTATCGTTGAAATCTGTTATCTCAAAGTACATCCCAATGGTAATGAGGAAGCAAAAACACTTCGTATTAATCCGGAAATGCATATTCCCGAAGGCGCATCTGCCGTTCATGGTATCTATGATGCGGATGTGGTAGATTGCCCTACCTTCAAAGAAGTGGCCCGTACCATTGCCAATGATATAGAAGGATGTGACCTGGCAGGATTTAATTCCAACCGTTTTGATATTCCCGTGCTGGCCGAAGAATTTCTTCGTGCCGGTGTAGATATTGACCTGAGCCGCCGCAAGTTTGTGGATGTACAGGTCATTTTCCATAAATTAGAGCAACGTACACTTTCTGCTGCTTATAAATTCTATTGTGGAAAGAATCTGGAGGATGCACATACGGCGGCAGCTGATACACAAGCTACTTACGAGGTGCTGATGGCACAGCTGGACCGTTATCCGGAATTGCAGAATGACATCGCTTTCCTGGCTGAATATTCCAGCTTTAACAAGAATGTGGATTTTGCCGGACGTATGGTTTATGATGATAATGGCGTGGAAGTATTCAACTTTGGAAAATACAAAGGGATGTCGGTGACAGATGTATTGAAGCGTGATCCGGGTTATTATAGCTGGATACTGAACAGTGACTTTACACTGAATACTAAGGCAATGTTGACTAAGATACGTCTACGTGAATTAACTAATAAGTAG
- a CDS encoding NAD-dependent epimerase/dehydratase family protein, translating into MKNILVIGATGQIGSELTLELRKRYGDDHVIAGYIPSAMPKGELKASGPSAIADVTDRQSIEVVARQFKIDTIYNLAALLSVVAESRPAMAWKIGIDGLWNVLEVAREYGCAVFTPSSISSFGEATPHVKTPQDTIQRPRTMYGVTKVTTELLSDYYYTKYGVDTRAVRFPGIISNVTPPGGGTTDYAVDIFYSAVKGERFVCPLKPGTYMDMMYMPDALNAAISLMEAAPARLKHRNAFNIAAMSFDPEEICQAIKKHVPDFEMVYEIDPLKQSIADSWPDSLDDTCAREEWDWKPQYDLESMTVDMLEKLRAKLNK; encoded by the coding sequence ATGAAGAATATTTTGGTAATTGGAGCAACCGGACAGATAGGTTCGGAACTCACATTGGAATTGCGTAAACGTTATGGGGATGACCATGTTATCGCTGGATACATTCCGAGTGCTATGCCTAAAGGGGAATTAAAGGCATCAGGTCCTTCAGCTATTGCCGACGTGACCGACCGTCAGTCTATTGAAGTGGTGGCCCGCCAATTCAAGATTGATACGATTTATAATCTGGCAGCTTTGCTTTCGGTTGTTGCTGAAAGTCGTCCGGCCATGGCTTGGAAAATCGGTATCGACGGATTATGGAATGTACTGGAAGTAGCGCGCGAGTATGGTTGCGCAGTCTTTACCCCGAGCTCCATCAGTTCGTTCGGAGAAGCTACACCTCATGTGAAGACTCCGCAAGATACGATTCAGCGCCCCCGTACCATGTATGGTGTAACCAAAGTAACTACTGAATTATTGAGCGATTATTATTATACTAAATACGGTGTAGATACCCGTGCGGTTCGTTTTCCGGGTATTATCTCCAATGTGACCCCTCCGGGTGGAGGTACTACCGACTATGCAGTCGATATATTTTACTCCGCAGTGAAAGGTGAAAGGTTCGTATGTCCTTTGAAGCCTGGTACTTATATGGATATGATGTATATGCCTGATGCGCTGAATGCAGCTATTTCATTGATGGAGGCTGCTCCGGCACGTCTGAAGCATCGGAATGCTTTCAATATCGCTGCCATGAGCTTTGATCCGGAAGAGATCTGTCAGGCTATCAAGAAGCATGTGCCCGACTTTGAAATGGTATATGAAATTGATCCATTGAAGCAATCTATTGCAGACAGTTGGCCTGATAGTCTGGATGATACCTGTGCTCGTGAAGAGTGGGATTGGAAACCGCAGTATGATTTAGAGTCCATGACAGTGGATATGCTTGAAAAGTTAAGAGCTAAACTAAATAAGTGA
- a CDS encoding DUF3127 domain-containing protein: MEFTGKIIAILQPRGGVAKSGNEWKAQEYVIEDHGQYPRKMCFDVFGADKIEQFNIQMGEELTVSFDVDARQWQDRWFNSIRAWKVERVSAAAPAGAPGAPVPPPAPTAAPEFLAGDAKDDLPF; encoded by the coding sequence ATGGAATTTACAGGAAAAATTATCGCTATACTCCAGCCAAGAGGCGGAGTGGCAAAGTCGGGCAATGAGTGGAAAGCACAAGAATACGTGATTGAAGACCACGGCCAATATCCCCGCAAAATGTGTTTCGATGTTTTCGGAGCAGACAAAATAGAACAGTTTAACATCCAGATGGGTGAAGAACTGACCGTATCATTTGATGTGGATGCACGCCAATGGCAAGACCGTTGGTTCAACAGTATCCGTGCATGGAAAGTAGAGCGTGTCAGCGCTGCAGCTCCTGCCGGTGCACCGGGTGCACCTGTTCCGCCACCGGCACCGACTGCCGCACCAGAATTCTTGGCAGGTGATGCTAAAGACGATCTGCCGTTCTAA
- the dnaN gene encoding DNA polymerase III subunit beta, whose protein sequence is MKFIVSSTALSSHLQAISRVINSKNALPILDCFLFELKDGTLSVTVSDSETTMVTSVEVNESDADGRFAVAAKTILDALKEIPEQPLSFEVNTDSLEITVQYQNGKYSLMGQNADEFPQSAMLGDNAVRVEMEASVLLGGINRAVFATADDELRPVMNGIYFDITTEDITMVASDGHKLVRCKTLAAKGNERAAFILPKKPASLIKNLLPKEQGQVVIEFDERNAVFTLEKYRMVCRLIEGRYPNYNSVIPQNNPYKVTVDRIQLVGALRRVSIFSSQASSLIKLRMQPNQIVISAQDIDFSTSAEETLACQYDGNPMSIGFKSTFLIDILNNIAADEVIIELADPSRAGVIIPVEQEENEDLLMLLMPMMLND, encoded by the coding sequence ATGAAATTTATCGTTTCGAGTACTGCGCTCTCCAGCCATTTACAGGCTATCAGCCGTGTGATTAATTCGAAGAATGCGTTGCCCATTTTGGATTGTTTCCTCTTTGAACTGAAAGATGGAACATTGTCGGTTACTGTTTCTGATAGTGAAACGACGATGGTAACATCAGTTGAAGTGAATGAAAGTGATGCTGACGGACGTTTTGCCGTGGCTGCTAAAACAATTCTGGATGCTTTGAAGGAAATCCCCGAGCAACCGCTGTCGTTTGAAGTAAATACTGATTCCTTGGAAATCACAGTACAGTATCAAAACGGTAAGTATAGTCTGATGGGGCAAAATGCCGATGAATTTCCTCAATCGGCTATGCTGGGCGATAATGCCGTACGTGTAGAGATGGAAGCATCCGTATTGTTGGGTGGCATTAATCGTGCCGTATTTGCTACGGCTGATGATGAACTTCGTCCAGTGATGAATGGTATCTATTTTGATATCACCACAGAAGATATTACAATGGTGGCATCTGATGGTCACAAACTGGTACGTTGCAAAACATTAGCGGCCAAAGGTAATGAACGTGCAGCATTCATTCTGCCTAAAAAACCGGCTTCGTTGATTAAGAACTTGTTGCCTAAAGAACAAGGACAGGTTGTTATTGAGTTCGATGAGCGTAATGCTGTATTTACATTGGAGAAATATCGCATGGTATGTCGTCTGATTGAAGGACGTTATCCTAATTATAATTCGGTAATACCGCAGAATAATCCTTATAAAGTGACTGTAGACCGTATACAGTTGGTAGGTGCACTACGTCGTGTATCTATTTTCTCGTCACAGGCAAGTAGTCTTATCAAGTTGCGTATGCAGCCCAATCAGATTGTGATTTCAGCCCAGGACATTGATTTCTCTACTTCTGCTGAAGAAACATTGGCTTGCCAGTATGATGGCAATCCGATGAGTATTGGTTTTAAATCGACTTTCCTGATTGATATTTTGAATAATATTGCTGCTGATGAAGTGATAATTGAACTGGCAGACCCGTCACGTGCAGGTGTCATCATCCCCGTTGAACAAGAAGAAAATGAGGACTTGCTGATGCTGCTGATGCCGATGATGCTGAATGATTAA
- the murB gene encoding UDP-N-acetylmuramate dehydrogenase, translating into MKIPNTFGIDVEAAVFLEYGSVEELEKLIADGRITSPYLHIGGGSNLLFTGNYEGVILHSHIGGIEVTAENEEKVSVRVGAGVVWDDFVDYCTERGWYGAENLSLIPGEVGAAAVQNIGAYGVEVKDLISSVETVNIQGMKHVYQVDECNYSYRNSIFKSPEMKQVFVTYVCFSLSKKEHYTLDYGTIRQELEKYPKVDLKTLRRVIISIRESKLPDPKLLGNAGSFFMNPVVSREVFEALKKKYPQIPFYEMGADRIKIPAGWMIDQCGWKGKALGPAAVHDKQALVLVNRGGATGAEIVALSDAVRASVREKFGIDIHPEVNFI; encoded by the coding sequence ATGAAGATACCGAATACATTCGGGATTGATGTGGAAGCTGCCGTGTTTCTGGAATACGGTTCGGTAGAAGAATTGGAGAAGTTGATTGCCGACGGGCGTATCACTTCTCCTTATCTGCATATTGGCGGAGGGAGCAATCTGCTGTTTACCGGAAATTATGAAGGAGTGATATTGCATTCGCACATTGGTGGCATTGAAGTAACGGCTGAAAATGAAGAAAAGGTTTCGGTGCGTGTAGGTGCTGGTGTGGTATGGGATGATTTTGTGGATTATTGCACGGAACGTGGCTGGTACGGTGCTGAGAACCTGTCTCTTATACCTGGTGAGGTAGGAGCGGCAGCTGTACAGAATATTGGTGCCTATGGTGTAGAGGTGAAAGACCTGATTTCTTCCGTGGAGACGGTGAACATACAAGGAATGAAACATGTTTACCAAGTGGATGAATGTAATTACTCATACCGGAACAGTATTTTTAAAAGTCCGGAAATGAAGCAGGTATTCGTCACGTATGTTTGTTTCTCTCTGAGTAAGAAAGAACATTATACGCTGGATTACGGCACGATTCGCCAGGAACTTGAAAAGTACCCGAAAGTGGATTTGAAAACATTACGCCGGGTAATCATTAGTATTCGTGAAAGTAAACTGCCTGATCCGAAACTGCTGGGTAATGCCGGGAGCTTTTTTATGAATCCTGTCGTTTCGCGTGAAGTCTTTGAGGCTTTGAAGAAAAAGTATCCTCAAATACCCTTTTATGAGATGGGGGCTGACCGGATAAAAATTCCAGCAGGCTGGATGATAGACCAATGTGGTTGGAAAGGTAAAGCGCTGGGGCCTGCTGCTGTGCATGATAAGCAGGCGTTGGTATTAGTAAACCGGGGTGGGGCAACGGGAGCTGAGATTGTAGCCCTTTCGGATGCCGTGCGGGCGTCAGTTCGCGAGAAGTTTGGTATTGACATTCATCCCGAAGTGAATTTTATTTGA
- the porD gene encoding type IX secretion system protein PorD: protein MTLFLVVVVLKSAAQELNCKFTVNYSQIQGTSTQVFTTLENALMEFINTRRWTQAQYEMNERIRCSMNLTVKEYNEADGRWKCELIVQSTRPVWQSGYQTVVFSFKDTDVAFNYREFDPLELRDNVIDSNLTAVIAYYAYMIIGLDMDTMAPQGGTEFFRAAEDIVTAAQNLGETGWKAFDSSRNRYALVSDYLEDGMTPLRKLMYGYHRTGMDELSVNAARARATITSMLSGLKEAQQNKPMSALPGLFTEIKKDELINLYSRAAMKEKEEVCELLSSVNPSLTTEWEKIKQ from the coding sequence ATGACTCTGTTTCTGGTTGTGGTGGTGTTAAAGTCTGCTGCCCAGGAATTGAATTGTAAATTTACGGTGAATTATTCTCAGATACAAGGTACGAGTACGCAGGTTTTCACTACGCTTGAAAATGCTTTGATGGAGTTTATCAATACCCGTCGGTGGACGCAGGCGCAGTATGAAATGAATGAACGGATTCGTTGCTCTATGAACTTGACAGTGAAAGAGTATAATGAGGCGGACGGGCGTTGGAAATGTGAGTTGATAGTGCAGTCTACACGCCCTGTCTGGCAATCCGGTTATCAGACGGTAGTTTTTAGCTTTAAAGATACGGATGTTGCTTTCAACTATCGTGAGTTTGATCCGCTGGAACTGCGGGATAATGTTATTGACAGTAATCTGACGGCAGTAATTGCTTACTATGCTTATATGATTATCGGACTGGACATGGACACGATGGCTCCACAAGGTGGTACGGAGTTTTTTCGGGCGGCTGAAGATATTGTAACAGCTGCACAGAATCTTGGTGAAACCGGTTGGAAAGCGTTCGATAGCAGTCGGAATCGTTATGCGTTGGTTTCCGATTATCTGGAAGATGGTATGACGCCTTTGCGCAAATTGATGTATGGGTATCATCGTACAGGTATGGATGAACTTTCAGTGAATGCTGCCCGTGCCCGTGCTACAATAACATCTATGCTTAGCGGTCTGAAAGAGGCGCAGCAGAATAAACCTATGTCGGCATTGCCCGGTTTGTTTACTGAAATAAAAAAAGATGAATTGATTAATCTTTATTCCCGTGCTGCAATGAAGGAAAAGGAAGAGGTTTGTGAGCTGCTTTCTTCTGTCAATCCTTCGCTGACTACCGAGTGGGAAAAGATAAAACAATAA
- a CDS encoding DUF4348 domain-containing protein has product MRKIGLGFFLLVFLMSCGNKKTKMDPFATITNLVDSASHKADTVPEVEEDNDPKPIEADESFDDFIYSYASDDALQRQRTKFPLPFYNVDTPSKIEKEDWGHDYLFTQQSYYTLLFDDEDDLELVGDTALTSVQVEWIFLENRMVKKYYFERTKGVWMLEAINLRQIEQGENEDFVTFYSRFVTDSIYQSRHIREPLEYITIDPDDEFSILETTLDLNQWYAFRPILPVDKLSNINYGQKNSDNSNTKILKVNGIGNGYTNIFYFRRHRGEWELYKYEDTSI; this is encoded by the coding sequence ATGAGAAAAATAGGATTGGGGTTCTTTCTTCTCGTTTTCTTGATGTCATGCGGCAACAAGAAAACGAAGATGGACCCTTTTGCGACAATCACCAATTTGGTGGATTCAGCTTCACATAAGGCTGATACTGTGCCGGAGGTTGAAGAGGATAACGATCCTAAGCCCATAGAAGCGGATGAATCATTTGATGATTTTATCTATAGTTATGCTTCGGATGACGCCCTGCAACGGCAGCGGACCAAATTTCCGTTGCCTTTTTACAACGTCGATACACCTTCGAAAATAGAGAAGGAGGACTGGGGACATGATTATCTGTTTACCCAGCAGAGTTATTATACATTGCTCTTTGATGATGAAGATGATCTGGAATTGGTAGGAGATACTGCACTCACTTCTGTACAGGTGGAATGGATTTTTCTGGAAAACCGCATGGTGAAGAAATACTATTTTGAACGTACTAAGGGGGTATGGATGCTGGAAGCTATCAATCTCCGCCAGATAGAACAGGGCGAAAATGAAGACTTCGTTACGTTTTACTCTCGCTTTGTAACCGACAGCATTTATCAGAGTCGACATATCCGGGAACCTTTGGAATATATCACGATAGATCCGGATGATGAGTTTTCTATTCTGGAGACTACGCTTGATTTGAACCAGTGGTATGCCTTCCGCCCTATATTGCCTGTGGATAAATTGTCCAATATCAATTATGGACAGAAGAATAGTGATAACTCAAATACGAAAATCCTGAAAGTGAACGGGATTGGAAATGGATATACCAATATCTTCTATTTCCGCAGACATCGCGGAGAGTGGGAGCTATATAAATATGAGGATACGAGCATTTAA
- the kbl gene encoding glycine C-acetyltransferase, whose amino-acid sequence MYGKMKEHLSNTLAEIKEAGLYKEERLIESAQQAAITVKGKEVLNFCANNYLGLSNHPRLIAAAQKMMDHRGYGMSSVRFICGTQDIHKELEAAISDYFKTEDTILYAACFDANGGVFEPLFTEEDAIISDSLNHASIIDGVRLCKAKRYRYANADMTELEKCLQEAQTQRFRIIVTDGVFSMDGNVAPMDKICDLAEKYDALVMVDESHSAGVVGPTGHGVSELYQTYGRVDIYTGTLGKAFGGAMGGFTTGPKEIIDLLRQRSRPYLFSNSVAPAVIGASIEVFKMLKESNALHDKLVNNVSYFRDKMTAAGFDIKPTQSAICAVMLYDAKLSQIYAARMQEEGIYVTGFYYPVVPKEQARIRVQISAGHEKEHLDKCIEAFIKVGKELGVLAH is encoded by the coding sequence ATGTACGGGAAAATGAAAGAACATCTCAGCAATACACTTGCTGAAATTAAAGAGGCCGGACTCTATAAAGAAGAACGCCTGATCGAGAGTGCGCAACAAGCCGCCATCACCGTAAAAGGGAAGGAAGTGCTGAATTTCTGCGCCAACAACTACTTGGGTTTGTCCAACCATCCGCGACTAATTGCCGCTGCCCAAAAGATGATGGATCACCGTGGCTACGGCATGTCTTCCGTACGCTTCATCTGCGGAACACAAGACATTCACAAAGAACTGGAAGCTGCTATCTCTGACTATTTCAAGACGGAAGACACCATACTATATGCTGCTTGTTTTGATGCTAACGGTGGTGTATTCGAGCCGCTATTTACGGAAGAAGACGCCATCATCTCCGATTCTCTGAACCATGCCTCCATCATCGACGGTGTCCGCCTATGCAAAGCCAAACGCTACCGCTACGCCAATGCCGATATGACCGAACTGGAAAAATGCCTACAGGAAGCCCAGACACAGCGTTTCCGCATCATAGTCACCGACGGTGTATTTTCTATGGACGGCAATGTTGCCCCAATGGACAAAATTTGCGATCTGGCTGAGAAATACGATGCACTAGTGATGGTAGACGAATCGCACTCTGCAGGCGTAGTAGGTCCTACGGGACATGGTGTAAGCGAACTGTATCAAACTTACGGACGCGTAGATATCTATACTGGAACATTAGGTAAAGCCTTCGGCGGTGCTATGGGCGGATTCACGACCGGACCGAAAGAAATCATTGACCTGTTGCGTCAGCGCAGCCGTCCGTATCTGTTCTCTAATTCAGTAGCTCCGGCTGTGATAGGTGCAAGTATCGAAGTATTCAAGATGCTGAAAGAAAGTAATGCGCTACATGACAAGTTAGTAAACAATGTGAGCTATTTCCGCGATAAGATGACTGCTGCCGGTTTCGACATCAAACCCACTCAAAGCGCCATTTGCGCCGTGATGTTGTATGACGCCAAATTGTCTCAGATATATGCCGCACGCATGCAGGAAGAGGGTATCTACGTAACCGGGTTCTACTATCCCGTAGTACCGAAAGAGCAAGCCCGTATCCGCGTACAGATTTCGGCAGGACACGAGAAAGAACATCTAGATAAATGTATCGAGGCATTTATTAAGGTAGGAAAAGAACTTGGAGTATTAGCGCACTAA
- the coaBC gene encoding bifunctional phosphopantothenoylcysteine decarboxylase/phosphopantothenate--cysteine ligase CoaBC has protein sequence MANTLKGKKIVLGITGSIAAYKACYIIRGLIKQGAEVQVVITPAGKEFITPITLSALTSKPVISEFFAQRDGTWNSHVDLGLWADAMLIAPATASTIGKMANGVADNMLITTYLSAKAPVFVAPAMDLDMYAHPSTQKNLDTLRSYGNHIIEPGTGELASHLVGKGRMEEPEVIIQHLANYFAGKEGDLRGKTIMITAGPTYEKIDPVRFIGNYSSGKMGFAIADECAARGAKVIMVSGPVQQQLKYPANWFAVESADQMYATACNFFVEADAAILSAAVADFTLEQVADAKIKREKEGEMTLRLKPTKDIAACLGQMKKERQVLVGFALETNDEQHNAEDKLQRKNLDFIVLNSLNDKGAGFRCDTNKISIIDRESKTDFPLKSKAEVATDIVDRLVEVLKNK, from the coding sequence ATGGCGAATACACTGAAAGGGAAGAAAATAGTATTAGGTATAACCGGAAGCATTGCTGCCTATAAAGCTTGTTATATAATCCGGGGATTGATAAAACAAGGTGCTGAAGTACAGGTTGTCATAACTCCTGCGGGGAAAGAATTTATAACTCCAATTACGCTTTCGGCGTTGACGAGTAAACCGGTCATCAGTGAGTTTTTTGCCCAGCGTGACGGCACATGGAATAGCCATGTGGATCTGGGTTTATGGGCGGATGCTATGCTTATAGCTCCGGCTACTGCTTCGACGATTGGCAAAATGGCCAACGGTGTGGCTGACAATATGCTGATAACGACTTATTTGTCGGCTAAAGCTCCGGTATTTGTGGCACCTGCCATGGATCTCGATATGTATGCCCACCCTTCTACACAAAAGAATCTGGATACGCTTCGTTCTTACGGAAATCATATTATAGAACCGGGCACGGGAGAACTTGCCAGCCATCTGGTAGGTAAGGGACGTATGGAAGAGCCGGAAGTCATTATTCAGCATCTGGCGAATTATTTTGCTGGGAAAGAAGGTGATTTGCGAGGTAAGACCATTATGATCACTGCCGGACCTACTTATGAAAAGATTGATCCGGTGCGTTTCATCGGAAATTATTCTTCCGGTAAAATGGGTTTTGCTATTGCTGATGAATGTGCTGCCCGTGGAGCTAAGGTTATTATGGTATCAGGTCCGGTGCAACAGCAATTGAAATATCCGGCAAATTGGTTTGCAGTGGAATCGGCAGATCAGATGTATGCTACGGCGTGTAACTTTTTTGTAGAGGCTGATGCTGCTATTCTTTCGGCTGCTGTTGCCGATTTTACACTGGAACAAGTTGCTGATGCCAAGATAAAGCGGGAAAAGGAAGGGGAAATGACGTTGCGTTTGAAACCTACGAAAGACATTGCTGCCTGTCTGGGACAGATGAAGAAAGAACGTCAGGTATTGGTAGGTTTTGCTCTGGAAACGAATGACGAACAGCATAACGCTGAAGATAAGTTGCAACGGAAGAATCTGGATTTTATCGTGTTGAATTCCCTGAATGATAAGGGGGCCGGTTTCCGGTGCGATACGAATAAAATCAGTATCATCGACCGTGAAAGTAAGACGGACTTTCCGTTGAAATCAAAGGCAGAAGTAGCTACGGATATTGTAGATCGTCTAGTGGAAGTATTGAAGAATAAGTAA
- a CDS encoding MBL fold metallo-hydrolase yields the protein MKLRILGSGTSTGVPEIGCKCEVCTSADPRDNRLRASSLLHTDDAVILIDCGPDFREQMLHAASFEKIDGVLITHEHYDHVGGLDDLRPFCRFGEIPIYSDEYTATHLRARMPYCFLEHKYPGVPQIFLQEVEAGKTFFINNTEITPLQVMHGRLPILGYRIGKRMAYITDMLTMPEESYEQLHDLDVLVVNALRVKPHPTHQSISEALETAKRIGARETYFIHMSHHAGLHVELEKQLPPDVHLTFDGMEIEF from the coding sequence GTGAAACTAAGAATATTAGGGAGCGGAACATCGACAGGAGTGCCTGAAATAGGTTGTAAGTGTGAAGTTTGTACTTCTGCCGATCCGCGTGATAACCGTTTGCGTGCATCGTCTTTGTTGCATACGGATGATGCGGTGATATTGATTGATTGTGGACCGGATTTTCGGGAGCAGATGTTGCATGCAGCTTCGTTTGAAAAAATAGATGGAGTGTTGATTACCCATGAACATTATGACCATGTGGGTGGGCTGGATGATCTTCGTCCTTTCTGTCGTTTCGGTGAAATACCTATATACTCCGATGAGTATACGGCAACTCACCTGCGTGCACGGATGCCTTATTGCTTTCTGGAGCATAAATACCCGGGTGTTCCTCAAATTTTCTTGCAGGAAGTGGAAGCCGGAAAAACGTTCTTCATCAATAATACGGAGATTACCCCTTTGCAGGTGATGCACGGGCGTCTGCCTATTCTGGGGTATCGTATCGGTAAACGTATGGCTTATATTACAGATATGCTGACTATGCCCGAAGAATCCTATGAACAATTACATGACTTGGATGTTCTGGTTGTGAATGCCTTACGCGTAAAACCGCATCCTACGCATCAGAGTATTTCCGAGGCTTTGGAAACGGCGAAGCGTATTGGCGCACGGGAAACTTATTTTATCCATATGAGTCATCATGCCGGATTGCATGTCGAGCTTGAAAAACAGCTTCCGCCTGATGTACATTTGACCTTTGATGGTATGGAAATTGAGTTTTGA